The segment AGAAATTCTTGAAGTACTTTCTTCCTAGTATATAGGTAGTGATGATTCCTCCGAGCAATGCAACGATCAACGCAGATTGCATAAGGGAATCATGGAAAATGAATGAAATAACAAGAACAACAAACAACGGGATAAAACTTAAAAACGGATTAGGAAGTGGTCTTTCCCCATCGATTGTTGGATCGCTATCTCTAGAAACAAACGTCTCACCGCGACCAACCGCCTTGGAAATCATGCGCTTTAACCACCAGTAACCAAAAATCATCATAAACACGGCTACAAGTGCACTCACTTCCCAGCCTGCATATGGACTTGTGCCCAGATACTGAATAGGAATCCAGTTTTGAATCTCAGGAGACCCCGCAGAAGTCATGGTAAATGTTACAGAACCAAAAGCAAGTGCCGCCGGAATGAATCGGCGCGGCAGGTTCGCTTGCTTGAACAAACTGATTGCCATCGGATAAACGGAGAAGGCTACTACGAATAAACTAACTCCCCCATAGGTTAAGATTGCACATGCTGCGACAATGGCCAAAACAGCAAAACGCATACCAAGTTTATCAACAACAAGCTTGGATACGGAATCCGCCGCTCCGCTGTCCTCCATCACCTTTCCAAAAATGGCACCAAGTAAGAACATCAGGTACCAGGATGTCACAAAGGATGAGAAACCGCCCATATAACTGCTGACAAAGTTGACCTCTCCTTCACCTACAAGTTGTGGAAATAATGGCATCCCACTTAATAGTGCAACAAACAATGCCGATAATGGGCCAACCACCAATAGGTTCATGCCTCTCATCGTTAGAAAAATCAATAATGCCAAACCGCCGATAAGACCAATCATACTCCACATCTGTCTTTCCCCCTCTACTTAGGTAAACGCTTTCATTATCCAAAAAGCAAATACCTTTGTTTTTGTCTTCCGAAAATACTAATGCAAGAAGCGTGCCAACTTACAAAGTTAATTGTTTCAATATTTTGAACAAAGTTTTTTTCCGGAAATCTGGACAAAAGCAGACGAACTGGTATTAAACAAAGGATTCCAGAATCCCGGAATACTTTCCGGTTTCCTGGAATCCTTCTACTCATCCTAATTCTTTTTTTCATTGAATGGAGTATTTTTTCAACTTTTCATAAAGACTTGATTTACTGATACCAAGCTGCTTGGCAGCCATCATCTTATCATTTTGATATTTTTCCAACGTTTGAGTCAATGCCTGCTTTTCTGCATCTTCCATGGTTTCCTTTAACGGCTTGGACCCAATCGGAATAGAAAAGGAATCTGTCAGGTAATCTGGGAGTGCCTCTAATGTCAGCTTTTCGCCTGTCGATAAGTGAACGGCTGCCTGGATGACATTCTCTAGCTCCCGGATATTTCCCGGCCAACGATAACGTGATAATGCTACCAAGGCATCATCCGCCACAGAAGTGACTCTCCTGCCGGTACGCTTGCAGATTTTCTGAATAAAATGCTCCACAAGCTGCGGAATATCCTCTGTTCGTTCACTTAACGCTGGAATATGAAACGGGATGACATGAATTCTATAATAAAGGTCTTCACGGAACCGCTTCTCCTCCATCATCTTTTCCAAAGGACGGTTGGTGGCAGCAATGACACGGACATTCACCTGTACCGGCTTAATCGCACCAACCGGCTCCACTTCTCCTTCCTGCAATGCACGCAAAAGCTTAATTTGCATGGGCAGGGACATATCCCCGATCTCATCCAGGAAAAGGGTGCCGCCGTCGGCTAGTAGAAACTTCCCTTTCTTCCCGCCCTTCTTCGCTCCCGTAAATGCCCCTTCTTCATAACCGAACAATTCCGACTCCAGAAGGTGCTCTGGTATCGCTGCGCAATTCAATTTGATAAAAGGCATCTGGCTGCGGTTGCTTAACTGGTGGAGGCTGTGTGCAAACAATTCCTTCCCTGTTCCACTCTCACCCCGGATCAGGATGGAAACATCACTGGCAGCGATCTGTTTCACCTTATCTTTCAATAATCGGATAAGCTTAGAGTTTCCGATAATGTCCTCAAGCGTGTATTTCACCCCGGTCTGTTGCTCATATTCCTGCAGATAGTTCCGGATCCGACCGAGCATGCTTTTGACATGACTGTTCATCTTATCCCATTCGCTCGTATCCCGGAAAATGACCGTTCCGTATGCTCCTATCACTTCTTTGTTCTTATTAAAAATCGGCACACGATTGGCAATCATATAATTCCCTTTAATATATTGAAGGTCTGCCAGCTCTTCCTTGCCGGTCTTGACCACTTCATGCATACGTGTATTTTCTATTACTTCGGTCACATGCTTGCCGATTACTTCTTTATTGTCCACCCCAATAAACTCACAATAACTATCATTCATATAGATGATATTACCTTCATGATTGACGACCACTATCCACTCAAACGCATTTGCAATGATAGTATCCATCATTTCCTCTGTTAGTAAGCTTTCTTTTACTCCCATCTTATACCCCTCCTGCATAACTAAAATAAATATATCACAAAAGTCTGACGATTATGAGAGCGATTATATAATCATCAATAGTACAAATTTGATAGAATAGAAGTATCAAACAATTGATCGTGAGGAATGCATCATGCCGGATTGGTCTTATCATGGAATATTCAGGCCTGTATTAAAAAAAATTCCCCCAATATGGGCGAGGGAATTTATTCACCGTGGGATGAATATAATTGCCTCCCTTCCCCTTGGTGTAGGCGGACATATTATTAATTTTCTTGGCAGGGAGGAAAGCTCCCCTCATCTAGAAAAAGAGCACATGAATATCAGCTTCCAGAACCCGGTTGGATTATCGGGTGTTCTAGATCCCAATCTCAGTGGCACGCGAGCATTCTCGAACCTTGGATTTGGATTTTTGGAAATCGGACCAGTAACATGGGAACCGACAGGGAACGGGGAAGCGCCAATAGTGAAGGAGGAAGCTCAGTCCATTCTCTTTCCAAAAGAATCGATAGGTTTCCAAGCAACCAAGGAAAAGCTAAAGAAGCTTCCACGTAAACAACCATTGCTAATTAGACTTCAGGGCAGCCAACAGGAAATAAAAGTAATGGCTGAAGGATTAGAACAATTTGCGATAGGTTTCATCGTGGAGGCTTCTGAAAGGATTGACATAGGATTTACCGATAAACCTGTACTCTTATCGGTAAAAAATCCAAATAGCCTTTCGCTGACAAGCTTAACCTCTTTTTCCGGATTGATTGTGGAAGAAACAAACGGATTTGAAAACCTTAAAAAGGAAATCACCCAATTGAGATCACTTGGATGGAATAAAACCATCATTAGTTCAGGAGGAATACATGAACCGCTTCAAGCCATTGAATTGGCTGATGTTGGTGCAGATATGTTGATGGTAAAAGAAGGCTATGTCTTCTCGGGACCGGGACTAACCAAGCGAATCAAGGAATCCTTTTTAGATAAGGAGGGGAATACCAATCCATCTCAGGATGGTTGGTTTTCTTACTGGCTTTTCGGTTTGTTCATTCTGGCTGGAGGGTTGTTGGCCCTTCTTTTCAGCATCACTTCTATCATTCTTCCATATGATGAACACTTTCTAAGAATGAAAAAAGAAGAAATTTGGATGTTCAATGAGCGTATCATGCTGTTTATGGCGCATGACAGGATGACCCTTGCAGGAACGATGATTTCCGGTGGGATTGTGTATATGCAACTGGCCAAACATGGAGTCAAAAAAGGCTTGAAATGGGCTAAAGAGGCCATTGACCTTGCCGCAATAGTCGGCTTTCTAGGAATCTTTGCATTTATCGGCTACGGCTATTTCGACTGGTTGCACCTATTATTTTGGTTAATCCTATTGCCATTTTACCTTCACGGTTATAGGAAGACAAAACGAATATCCGGTACACCCTCCTCTCCTAATAGGCTTAATAACAAGAGTTGGAAAGTGGGTATCTTTGGACAACTGGCATTTGTCGTTTTAGGGTTTTCCTTTGTAATGGGAGGCGTGATTATATCCGGTATTGGGGTATCCTCAGTATTTGTGGCAACGGATATTCAGTATATTTGTATGCCACCCGAGATGCTAGAACGCTTCAATCAAAATCTGATACCAGTTCTTGCCCATGATCGAGCTGGCTTCGGTAGCGCTCTTTTAAGTGTCGGACTCCTGGTATTGACCTTGGCACTATGGGGATACCAGCAAGGGAACCAGTGGGTATGGTGGACTTTCTTGATCGGAGGACTACCTGCTTTCATTGCTGGCATTTACATTCACTTTGCGATAGGGTATACCACATTCATTCACCTGCTTCCAGCCTATTTTGCTCTAGGGTTATACCTTACAGGATTAGTATTATCCTATCGTTTTTTACATAGAAAATAAGATTAACTACCACGGCAATGTCAGTAGAGGCATTGCTTTTATTATTATTTACCAAAACATACCTTATACTCAGGACCATAGAACTAATCAAAAATTAATAGTTTTTTAATATAATAGAAATTGACTTAAAATTTGAATAAGGGAGTGTTTAGATGAAACAGATTAAACTTTCAATCGTCATGATGCTGACCGTTTTATTAGCGCTTACAGGCTTCATGAACCCTGACTTTGTTAATGCGGGTCAAAATAAAAATGAACCTGTTACCAAAGGGGAATTTGTAAAAGAATTAGTACATACTCTCGATATTGACCTTCAGGACGGGGAAATACCTTATTCGGACGTAGATGCTGAATTAAAGCCTTACGTAGAAGCGGCTATTCGTACGAATATCCTTACAGATGTGCAGGAAACCTCTTTCGGACCGAACGAGAAAATAACTCGTGAACAGGCTTATGTATTCTTGATTCGTTCCCTTAACCTTCGGGACTCCTATTCTAGTGATTCTTTGAAAAAATTCAAAGACCACCGAGCAATCAACCCTGACTTCGTACCAGAACTTTCAGCAGCAGTGGAACTTGGATTGGTTGATGACACAAGGGGTACACTCTTACCTAAAAAACCGGTAACCTATTCAGATTTAAACCAAATGATGAACAGCTACGAAAAGAACTTCGATTTCGTTACGGTTGTTCATACAAACGACATGCACGGTAGGATCATGTATAACAAAACAAATAAAGAAATGGGGCTTGCGAAGATTAGTGAGCTCGCCAATAAAGCACGTAGCAAAAACCCCACGTTGCTTATTGACCTTGGTGATACGTTCCACGGTACCAACTATGTGACGATGAATAAAGGACAAGCAGCAGTTGATGCGATGAATGAAATGGAATATGACGCAATGGTACCAGGTAACCATGATTTCAACTATGGACAGGACCATCTTTTGGCATTAAAGGACGAGTTGACTTTTCCTTTAGTGAGCGCAAATATTCTTAAAGATGGAAATCCGTTCCTTGATGGATATACCATTGTGGAAAAGGAAGGAAAGAAAATTGCATTGGTAGGCCTGACAGCAACCGATACGGCAGAAAAAACCAACCCTGCCGGTATTGAGGGGATTACTTTCGAAGACGAAGTAACCGTTGCGAAAGAGATGGTCGATAAGCTACGTGATAAAGTGGATGTTATTGTAGCCATTTCCCATGCGGGACTTGATACTGATGAAAACATTGCAAACGAAGTAGATGGAATTGACGTGATATTTGGCGGACATAGCCATGATACGATTGAGAGTCCAATTAAATTCGAATATTCTTATGTAACCCAAGCGAATGAATACGGAAAAGCCCTAGGGAATACGAACTTGATTTTTCATAAGGACAACCTTATCGGTGTGAACGGCTTCCTTTACAGAGACAGCGAAGATAAACAAGAGAACCCTAAAGTTGCAGCTATACTGCAATCATATAAGGACGCAGTCGATGCGGAATTGAATGTGGTTATTGCCAACACTCCCGTACGATTAGATGGTGAAAGAGCAGATGTCAGAACGAAAGAGACGAACCTTGGTAACCTGATTACGGATGCCATGCGTGAAAATCTTGGAACGGATATTGCCGTAACGAACGGCGGAGGAATTCGCGCTTCCATTCCTGCAGGTGATGTGACAAGGAACCATGTGTTAACCACATTGCCTTTTGATAATACCCTTGTAAGAACGACTCTGACAGGTGAAGAAATAAAGGCCGCGCTTGAACATTCCGTTCGTGTCTACCCTCAGGAGAATGGCGGATTCCTTCATGTCTCCGGTTTGACATTCACCTTTGATCCAGCAAAACCGGCCGGAAGCCGTGTGGAAGATGTTGTTATCAACGGTGAGCCTTTAATCAATGATCTAGCTTATTCTGTTGCAACCAACAATTTTACGGCTGTAGGTGGGGATGGTTTTGAGATGTTCAAAGCTGAGAATATTGAATTTGACAGCGGAGAATTGTTAAGCTCCGTTCTGATTGAGGCATTGCAATCGAATGTTGCCATCCCTGGTGTGGAAGGCAGAATACAAGTGAAGTAAGATATGGAAGAGAAGGAGATCGGTTACCGGTCTCCTTTTTTCGATGTAGCTTGTACTTCCTTCTAATGTCCTGATAACAATGGTGGACAAAACAGCTTTCCCTATCAAAATTGCTTAGTTCTTATGTAGGAGTATCTAGTTAAGTTTACTTATTTTTCTGAATTTTCACCCTGTTAAGTTGACCTTCCTCTCCCTTAAACTTTACCCTTGGTATAGATATACATAAAAAAAGGAGTCGAGGTGGAAAAATGAAAAGAAGAAACTTAAAATCTTTATGTTCCATTATTCTATCAATAGTCCTGTTAATTGCACTTGTTCCAAATTTCGGACATGCCCAAAAACCGGTGGAAGGCAGTAATGAAGTGGCCGTGGGCAAAGATGGCATGGTGTCTACATCACATCCACTTGCATCTGAAATCGGGGCGGATATTCTGAGGAAAGGCGGAAATGCGATGGATGCTGCCATTGCGGTCCAATTCGCATTAAACGTTGTGGAACCGATGATGTCAGGCATTGGCGGCGGTGGATTTATGATGGTGTATGACGCAGAAACGGATGAAACAACGATTGTGAATAGTCGGGAACGCGCTCCAGCGGGTGCGACGCCTGATATGTTCCTGAATCCTGATGGTAGCATCATTCCCTTTCAAGAACGTGTGAGGCATGGTAACTCTGTTGGAGTGCCAGGGACATTAAAGGGACTGGAAGCAGCACATGAGAAATGGGGAACCAGGCCTTTCCAACAGCTGATTACCCCGGCATTTCAACTTGCCCAAAATGGATTTTCCGTAGATAGACAGTTGGCATTACAAATCGAAAACAATAAAGAAAAACTGGCAGGTACTGCTGCCAAGGAAGTGTTTCTACCAAAAGGCGAACCAATTAAAGAGGGAGATTGGCTTGTCCAGAAGGATCTAGCGAAAACGTTTAAACTAATTAGATCCCATGGTTCCGAAGTCTTTTACAATGGAGAGATCGGGGAAGCTCTTGCCGCGACCGTCCAAGATTTTGGAGGCAGCATGACGATAGAGGACCTTCAAAACTATGGAGTTACAGAGGACGAACCGGTATGGGGAGAATATAAGGGCTATGATATTGCAAGCATGCCACCTCCAAGCTCAGGAGGATTGTTCTTGCTACAAATGTTAAAAACATTGGATGGCTTCGATATCAGCCAGTATGACCGTAGATCAAAAGAAGTGTATCACCTACTCGCTGAAGCCATGCATCTATCTTATGCAGATCGAGGGGCATATGCAGGGGACCCAGAATTCGTGGAAGTTCCGATGATAGGCTTACTTCACCCAGATTACATCGCAGAACGCAGTGCCCTCATAGATATTAATTCTGTGAACACTAATCCACAGCCAGGAAATCCTTGGCAATATGAAGATGTTGACCCTAATTATA is part of the Sutcliffiella sp. FSL R7-0096 genome and harbors:
- a CDS encoding GntP family permease, coding for MWSMIGLIGGLALLIFLTMRGMNLLVVGPLSALFVALLSGMPLFPQLVGEGEVNFVSSYMGGFSSFVTSWYLMFLLGAIFGKVMEDSGAADSVSKLVVDKLGMRFAVLAIVAACAILTYGGVSLFVVAFSVYPMAISLFKQANLPRRFIPAALAFGSVTFTMTSAGSPEIQNWIPIQYLGTSPYAGWEVSALVAVFMMIFGYWWLKRMISKAVGRGETFVSRDSDPTIDGERPLPNPFLSFIPLFVVLVISFIFHDSLMQSALIVALLGGIITTYILGRKYFKNFWNAISEGTMGALIAIGNTAAVVGFGGVAKAVPAFGTVVEAMTNIPGSPLIGAAIAVSVIAGMTGSASGGQVIALPLIAPHYIDMGVNPEALHRTVAISSGALDSLPHNGYVVTTVRAICGETHQAAYGPVAAVTVIVPLIGLALAIALFSMGLGI
- a CDS encoding sigma 54-interacting transcriptional regulator; the encoded protein is MGVKESLLTEEMMDTIIANAFEWIVVVNHEGNIIYMNDSYCEFIGVDNKEVIGKHVTEVIENTRMHEVVKTGKEELADLQYIKGNYMIANRVPIFNKNKEVIGAYGTVIFRDTSEWDKMNSHVKSMLGRIRNYLQEYEQQTGVKYTLEDIIGNSKLIRLLKDKVKQIAASDVSILIRGESGTGKELFAHSLHQLSNRSQMPFIKLNCAAIPEHLLESELFGYEEGAFTGAKKGGKKGKFLLADGGTLFLDEIGDMSLPMQIKLLRALQEGEVEPVGAIKPVQVNVRVIAATNRPLEKMMEEKRFREDLYYRIHVIPFHIPALSERTEDIPQLVEHFIQKICKRTGRRVTSVADDALVALSRYRWPGNIRELENVIQAAVHLSTGEKLTLEALPDYLTDSFSIPIGSKPLKETMEDAEKQALTQTLEKYQNDKMMAAKQLGISKSSLYEKLKKYSIQ
- a CDS encoding dihydroorotate dehydrogenase — translated: MNIIASLPLGVGGHIINFLGREESSPHLEKEHMNISFQNPVGLSGVLDPNLSGTRAFSNLGFGFLEIGPVTWEPTGNGEAPIVKEEAQSILFPKESIGFQATKEKLKKLPRKQPLLIRLQGSQQEIKVMAEGLEQFAIGFIVEASERIDIGFTDKPVLLSVKNPNSLSLTSLTSFSGLIVEETNGFENLKKEITQLRSLGWNKTIISSGGIHEPLQAIELADVGADMLMVKEGYVFSGPGLTKRIKESFLDKEGNTNPSQDGWFSYWLFGLFILAGGLLALLFSITSIILPYDEHFLRMKKEEIWMFNERIMLFMAHDRMTLAGTMISGGIVYMQLAKHGVKKGLKWAKEAIDLAAIVGFLGIFAFIGYGYFDWLHLLFWLILLPFYLHGYRKTKRISGTPSSPNRLNNKSWKVGIFGQLAFVVLGFSFVMGGVIISGIGVSSVFVATDIQYICMPPEMLERFNQNLIPVLAHDRAGFGSALLSVGLLVLTLALWGYQQGNQWVWWTFLIGGLPAFIAGIYIHFAIGYTTFIHLLPAYFALGLYLTGLVLSYRFLHRK
- a CDS encoding 5'-nucleotidase C-terminal domain-containing protein — its product is MKQIKLSIVMMLTVLLALTGFMNPDFVNAGQNKNEPVTKGEFVKELVHTLDIDLQDGEIPYSDVDAELKPYVEAAIRTNILTDVQETSFGPNEKITREQAYVFLIRSLNLRDSYSSDSLKKFKDHRAINPDFVPELSAAVELGLVDDTRGTLLPKKPVTYSDLNQMMNSYEKNFDFVTVVHTNDMHGRIMYNKTNKEMGLAKISELANKARSKNPTLLIDLGDTFHGTNYVTMNKGQAAVDAMNEMEYDAMVPGNHDFNYGQDHLLALKDELTFPLVSANILKDGNPFLDGYTIVEKEGKKIALVGLTATDTAEKTNPAGIEGITFEDEVTVAKEMVDKLRDKVDVIVAISHAGLDTDENIANEVDGIDVIFGGHSHDTIESPIKFEYSYVTQANEYGKALGNTNLIFHKDNLIGVNGFLYRDSEDKQENPKVAAILQSYKDAVDAELNVVIANTPVRLDGERADVRTKETNLGNLITDAMRENLGTDIAVTNGGGIRASIPAGDVTRNHVLTTLPFDNTLVRTTLTGEEIKAALEHSVRVYPQENGGFLHVSGLTFTFDPAKPAGSRVEDVVINGEPLINDLAYSVATNNFTAVGGDGFEMFKAENIEFDSGELLSSVLIEALQSNVAIPGVEGRIQVK
- the ggt gene encoding gamma-glutamyltransferase, with the protein product MKRRNLKSLCSIILSIVLLIALVPNFGHAQKPVEGSNEVAVGKDGMVSTSHPLASEIGADILRKGGNAMDAAIAVQFALNVVEPMMSGIGGGGFMMVYDAETDETTIVNSRERAPAGATPDMFLNPDGSIIPFQERVRHGNSVGVPGTLKGLEAAHEKWGTRPFQQLITPAFQLAQNGFSVDRQLALQIENNKEKLAGTAAKEVFLPKGEPIKEGDWLVQKDLAKTFKLIRSHGSEVFYNGEIGEALAATVQDFGGSMTIEDLQNYGVTEDEPVWGEYKGYDIASMPPPSSGGLFLLQMLKTLDGFDISQYDRRSKEVYHLLAEAMHLSYADRGAYAGDPEFVEVPMIGLLHPDYIAERSALIDINSVNTNPQPGNPWQYEDVDPNYNVIEQNDEKDIGETTHFTVADRWGNLVSYTTTIEQVFGSGIMVPGYGLMLNNELTDFDARPGGANEVQPNKRPLSSMTPTIVFEDGKPIMSVGSPGGPTIITSVLQVVLNVMDYEMGLEEAIAEPRIYTNAINSYRYEDGISAEVLSELNSMGHRFPNNSELIGNVQSILIDYENGEYVGVADARRDGASVGYTRPGKRK